The nucleotide window GACTAGCTTTTTCGTTATCTCGGGAGATAAATATAGGTTAAGAATGACCAGATTACAAAACAAAGTACTAATAGTAGTAGTAGTGTACTACAGATAATAGAAATTATTAGATAATCTGTAAGTTAAGTTGGGAATAGTTTTTGAAGTTTTTAAAAAATCGGAGTATGATAAACACACATATTTTCTATTCTGCAAAAAATCAAGCGTGGAGTCGCAGGACGCTGCCTCCTTAGATCAACTAAGTGGTTACAGGTTACTACTAAAGATATTTTGACATATGATTTTGGTATTGTTTTCAGAGAGCTGTGCTAGAGCCAGCAATGCAGGGGCGCGACATGATTGGTCGTGCTAGGACAGGAACAGGGAAGACTCTTGCTTTTGGCATTCCCATCATGGATAAGATCATTCAATACAATGAGAAATATGGGTAAATAGTACTTCAATTGTTTGTAAAGTTATTCTAACcttaattatcaaaattacttaCGTATCTGGTCAAACTTTAACAGAAGAGGGAGGAATCCATTAGCCATTGTTATGGCCCCTACCAGAGAGCTTGCTCGCCAAGTTGAAAAGGAGTTCTATGAGTCTGCACCTAATTTGGATACTCTCTGTGTGTATGGTGGTTCGCCCATTCAGCGCCAGATGAGTACTCTTGATCGTGGTGTTGATGTGATTGTCGGCACCCCTGGACGTGTTATTGATCTGCTCAAAAGGGGTGCATTGAATCTGTCAGAAGTTAAGTTTGCAGTTTTAGATGAAGCTGATCAGATGCTTAATGTCGGTTTCGCTGAAGATGTTGAAACGATATTAGAATATTTGCCAAAACAGCGTCAAACCATGATGTTTTCAGCAACTATGCCAAGTTGGATTGTTAAACTTACCCACAAGTACTTAAAGACACCTGCAACTATTGATCTTGTGAGTACTTTTTTTTTGAGATTGGTCGCATGTATGATATCTGTACAATCCTTTGTTATGATGATTACATACTGATGCATTTTTTTTTATTGTAGGTTGGTGATTCAGACCAAAAATTAGCTGATGGGATTACACTGTATTCTATTGCATCAGAAATGCGTGAGAGACCGTCAATAATTGGACCGCTAATAACTGTATGCATCAACACTGTTAATTTTTTGTAATTTAAATATTTAATGTTTTTGGTATTTACATATTATTTGTTTTCTTTCAGGAGCATGCAAACGGTGGGAAATGTATCGTTTTCACCCAAACGAAGCGTGATGCTGATCGGTTGGCATATGCATTGCAAAGGAGCTTTAAATGTGAAGCTTTGCATGGAGACATTTCACAAAATCAAAGGGAGAGAACTCTTTCAGGATTTAGAGATGGGCGCTTTAATGTTTTAGTAGCCACTGATGTTGCTGCTCGTGGGCTTGATGTTCCTAATGTTGATCTGGCGAGTCTTTTTGCTTATTTTGTTAAAGATAATTTCATAGATTCCTTCCAATAATATAATAGTATTATATACCCAACTAAAAATCATAATTATTAAATATACCCATTACATGAAGAGCTCAAGGATAAATTGAAGTGTGGTCAAACGACATGAAACAACATTATATGTTTTACGATTATGATAATTTGTTTTCAAATGGTGGTCAGGTGATACATTATGAGCTACCTAACTCATCAGAAATATTTGTTCATCGGTCTGGGCGTACCGGTCGTGCCGGCAAGAAAGGAAATGCAATATTAATGTATTCGTCTCAGCAATGGAGAGATGTCAAAGCATACGAGCGTGAAGTGGGATGCAAATTTTCAGATGTAATATGCCTCTATCTTATAGTAGCTTTATACATATACATTTAAATCTTGATGCATTTATGCTTGTTTAATTGATAACTTTGTTATATTAACAATTTTAACATTTCTGACTTGATGATACCTTGCTAATATAATGTTCTGCTAACATTATAACTTAtagattttttttatgtttattccATTAAATTTACAATTTAATAATAATAGCTTAATAACCCAGTTATTTAAGATATGTTCATAGGTGTATTACATCAACAAAATGGTTGAAAAATGATATGTAATAAATAATTATTAACGAAATTAAatgtacctaaaaataatacaaTGAACAATGACCTTATGTGCTTAAAACCCTAAAATGACAGTATGTTAATAAATTATTTTTCTTATAGATGTATAACTGTATCTAAATGCAGTTAACTCCCCTTGCAGCAAGTTATTAGTTTGTAGAGGTTTTACTGTATGTATATAGCCATGTTCAGTTGTTTCACTTTTCGGGAAGCAAGTAGTTAAGTACAAAATCTGTAAATGTTAAAATTGATGAAAATGAGTGTGTACCACTTGGTCCATGTTATATTTATTGAATTATATTTTATCGGTGAGGAAATGAtcatgtagttttttttttttttttttttttttttttttttttgctgaatgAAGTACATGAAGCGTTGGATTATTAGTTGCTGACTAGTTTTCTTTGATTTATTAAAGCTCTCTCCAATCGCTGTTGATGCTGGATCCAGAATTGAACTGGGCGGTGGGTCTGGTTTTGGAGGTAGATTTGGTGATTCAGGATTTGGTGGTCGAAATGGTGGGTTTGCTTCATCtcgcggtggcggtggtggttttGGTAGACCTAGTTATGGGGGATCAGGTGGTGGTGGGTTTGGACGTTCTAGCGGTTTTGGTGAAGATTCGAGTCGGTCAAGCCGTAGAGGTGGATTTGGGGATTTTGGTTCAGACCGTTCTAGTGGTTTTGGTGAAGATTCAAGTCGGTCTAGCCGTCGAAGTGG belongs to Helianthus annuus cultivar XRQ/B chromosome 5, HanXRQr2.0-SUNRISE, whole genome shotgun sequence and includes:
- the LOC110940479 gene encoding DEAD-box ATP-dependent RNA helicase 53, mitochondrial, with product MNTLLFLRASSRRLTNLASITTCNSLNHLLVPSSTPPPPAIHQHFSLKPQTFNQNVRFLRSFHGSPSADIRPSGLSTQAAGYAVATDSSYDDRASVSDGLEISKLGINQEIVDALAKKGITKLFPIQRAVLEPAMQGRDMIGRARTGTGKTLAFGIPIMDKIIQYNEKYGRGRNPLAIVMAPTRELARQVEKEFYESAPNLDTLCVYGGSPIQRQMSTLDRGVDVIVGTPGRVIDLLKRGALNLSEVKFAVLDEADQMLNVGFAEDVETILEYLPKQRQTMMFSATMPSWIVKLTHKYLKTPATIDLVGDSDQKLADGITLYSIASEMRERPSIIGPLITEHANGGKCIVFTQTKRDADRLAYALQRSFKCEALHGDISQNQRERTLSGFRDGRFNVLVATDVAARGLDVPNVDLVIHYELPNSSEIFVHRSGRTGRAGKKGNAILMYSSQQWRDVKAYEREVGCKFSDLSPIAVDAGSRIELGGGSGFGGRFGDSGFGGRNGGFASSRGGGGGFGRPSYGGSGGGGFGRSSGFGEDSSRSSRRGGFGDFGSDRSSGFGEDSSRSSRRSGFGDFGSDRSSGFGQGGRSGGSGSQRSGRSGGGRFGGFGEDTDF